In one window of Oncorhynchus gorbuscha isolate QuinsamMale2020 ecotype Even-year linkage group LG23, OgorEven_v1.0, whole genome shotgun sequence DNA:
- the LOC124010362 gene encoding beta-crystallin B1-like — MSSDKSKAASQTDGKATQSKKSEVGMMSYKMFVFDQENFQGRMVEISNECMNVCEMGMDRVRSLRVECGPFVGFEQMNLCGEHYILEKGEYPRWDSWSNCQKNDYLLSFRPVRMDPEKHKICLYEVGEFKGRKMEIMDDDVPSLFSYGFTDRVGSIMVSCGTWVGYQFPGYRGSQYLLEKGDFKHFNEYGARHPQFQSVRRIRDMQWHQQGCYTMASK, encoded by the exons ATGTCCAGCGATAAGTCCAAGGCTGCCTCCCAGACCGATGGGAAGGCTACCCAGAGCAAGAAGTCCGAGGTGGGCATGATGTCCTACAAG ATGTTTGTGTTCGACCAGGAGAACTTCCAGGGTCGCATGGTTGAGATCAGCAATGAGTGCATGAACGTGTGTGAGATGGGCATGGACCGCGTCCGCTCCCTCCGCGTTGAGTGTGGACC CTTCGTGGGCTTCGAGCAGATGAACTTGTGTGGTGAGCACTACATCCTAGAGAAGGGAGAGTACCCCCGTTGGGACTCTTGGAGCAACTGCCAGAAGAACGACTACCTGCTGTCCTTCAGGCCCGTCCGCATG gaCCCAGAGAAGCACAAGATCTGCCTGTACGAGGTTGGAGAGTTCAAGGGTCGTAAGATGGAAATCATGGACGATGacgttccctctctgttctcctacgGCTTCACCGACAGGGTCGGCAGCATCATGGTCAGCTGCGGAAC CTGGGTGGGCTACCAGTTCCCCGGATACCGTGGCTCCCAGTACCTGCTGGAGAAGGGCGACTTCAAACACTTCAACGAGTATGGCGCCCGCCACCCCCAGTTCCAGTCCGTGAGGCGTATCCGCGACATGCAGTGGCACCAGCAGGGATGCTACACTATGGCCAGCAAGTGA
- the cabp2b gene encoding calcium-binding protein 2 isoform X2: MGNCTKPSMKNKTKKDRDLRPEEIEELREAFLEFDKKKNGYISYKDLGECMRTMGYMPTEMELIELGQSICGGKLDFEDFVELMGPKMLAETADMIGVKELRDAFKEFDTNGDGQISIMELREAMKKLMGEQLTNREIDEILRDVDLNGDGLVNFEEFVRMMSR, from the exons GACAGGGACCTACGACCCGAGGAGATTGAAG AGCTCCGCGAGGCGTTTCTGGAGTTTGATAAGAAGAAGAATGGCTACATCAGCTACAAGGACCTAGGAGAGTGCATGAGGACCATGGGCTACATGCCCACAGAGATGGAGCTCATCGAGCTTGGCCAGTCCATCT GTGGGGGAAAACTAGACTTTGAGGACTTTGTGGAGCTGATGGGCCCAAAGATGCTGGCAGAGACAGCAGATATGATCGGAGTGAAAGAACTGCGAGACGCATTCAAGGag ttCGATACTAACGGTGATGGTCAGATCAGTATAATGGAGCTTAGGGAGGCCATGAAGAAACTGATGGGAGAACAGCTGACAAACAGAGAGATTGATGAGATCCTCCGGGATGTGGACCTCAACGGGGATGGACTGGTCAActttgagg AATTTGTTCGAATGATGTCACGCTGA